Proteins encoded within one genomic window of Brachybacterium sp. P6-10-X1:
- the leuS gene encoding leucine--tRNA ligase, producing the protein MSEAPHRYTAAVADEIERRWQQRWDEDGTFHADNPVGALRGSAESLEQAASATPPEKMYIMDMFPYPSGAGLHVGHPLGYIATDVVARHQRMLGKNVLYTMGYDAFGLPAEQYAVQTGTHPRTTTEANVATMRRQLHRLGLSHDPRRSLATTDPQFVKWTQWIFLQIFDSWYDPEAPNADGITGRARPIAELQEELRAGRVDPFALADRQGVELPVAWAGRTAADVAGASEAEIEDLAHAFRLAYISETPVNWCPGLGTVLANEEVTADGRSERGNFPVFRSRLRQWNMRITAYGDRLIDDLERVAWPESIRTMQRNWIGRSHGAQITFEVLGLAGSGRADDAQSTPGAEVPGTAGFDVFTTRADTLFGATFCVLSPEHALLSDPSALPAQWPEGTREAWTGGAATPHEAVEAYRVRAASLGEEERTADDREKTGVFTGLFAKNPMDGRELPVFTADYVLTGYGTGAIMAVPAEDARDFEFATTFELPVIRTVRPPEDFDGGAWTGDGEKINSASAELDLNGLDPDEAKDRATGYAQEKGFGRARTTYRLRDWLFSRQRYWGEPFPIVYDPERPEVPIALPESMLPLDLPEVADFSPRTFDPMDADSVPQTPLSRAREWAEVELDLGEGPKTYLRETNTMPQWAGSSWYHLRYIDPTEDDVLVRPENEQYWLGPREDGGVGGVDLYVGGQEHAVLHLLYARFWHKVLFDRGVVSSQEPYHRLFNQGYIQAYAYTDSRGVYVPAEEVMAEDDGTYTYQGRPVAQEYGKMGKSLKNAVAPDDMYEEFGADTLRVYEMSMGPLDLSRPWETRAVVGSQRFLQRLWRLVVDEESGELVVSDEPADLATKQATHRTIEGVDRDMSQMHVNTAIAKLIELVNHLTKLGSSPREAVEPLVLMVSPMAPHLAEELWSRLGHEGSVSRAAYPVADPELVKADAVTCVIQVKGKVRHRIEVDPEISESDLEARVMAEERVQELLEGQSIRKVIVRAPKIVNIVV; encoded by the coding sequence ATGAGCGAGGCCCCGCACCGATACACCGCCGCGGTGGCGGACGAGATCGAACGCCGCTGGCAGCAGCGCTGGGACGAGGACGGCACCTTCCATGCCGACAACCCGGTCGGTGCGCTGCGCGGATCGGCCGAGTCGCTCGAGCAGGCCGCCTCCGCGACGCCGCCCGAGAAGATGTACATCATGGACATGTTCCCCTACCCCTCGGGGGCGGGGCTGCACGTGGGCCACCCGCTGGGTTACATCGCGACCGACGTGGTCGCCCGCCACCAGCGCATGCTGGGCAAGAACGTGCTGTACACGATGGGCTACGACGCCTTCGGCCTGCCCGCCGAGCAGTACGCGGTCCAGACCGGCACTCATCCTCGCACCACCACCGAGGCCAACGTGGCGACCATGCGCCGTCAACTGCACCGTCTGGGGCTCTCGCACGATCCCCGCCGCTCGCTGGCGACCACCGACCCGCAGTTCGTGAAGTGGACCCAGTGGATCTTCCTGCAGATCTTCGACTCCTGGTACGACCCGGAGGCCCCCAACGCCGACGGCATCACCGGTCGCGCCCGCCCGATCGCCGAGCTGCAGGAGGAGCTGCGCGCCGGCCGCGTCGACCCCTTCGCTCTGGCCGACCGTCAGGGCGTCGAACTGCCCGTGGCCTGGGCGGGGCGCACCGCCGCGGATGTCGCCGGTGCCTCCGAGGCGGAGATCGAGGACCTGGCCCACGCCTTCCGCCTGGCCTACATCTCCGAGACGCCGGTGAACTGGTGCCCGGGCCTGGGCACCGTGCTGGCCAACGAGGAGGTCACCGCCGACGGTCGCTCCGAGCGCGGCAACTTCCCCGTCTTCCGCAGCCGCCTGCGCCAGTGGAACATGCGCATCACCGCCTACGGGGATCGGTTGATCGACGATCTGGAGCGCGTGGCCTGGCCGGAGTCGATCCGCACGATGCAGCGCAACTGGATCGGCCGCAGCCACGGCGCCCAGATCACCTTCGAGGTCCTCGGGCTGGCGGGCTCCGGGCGGGCAGATGACGCGCAGAGCACCCCGGGCGCGGAGGTCCCGGGGACCGCTGGTTTCGACGTCTTCACCACTCGCGCGGACACCCTGTTCGGAGCGACCTTCTGCGTGCTGTCCCCGGAACATGCGCTGCTGTCGGATCCCTCCGCCCTGCCGGCGCAGTGGCCCGAGGGCACTCGCGAGGCGTGGACGGGCGGTGCAGCAACCCCGCACGAAGCCGTCGAGGCCTACCGGGTGCGCGCCGCGTCCCTGGGCGAGGAGGAGCGCACGGCCGATGACCGCGAGAAGACCGGTGTGTTCACCGGTCTGTTCGCGAAGAACCCGATGGACGGCCGCGAGCTGCCGGTGTTCACCGCGGACTACGTGCTGACCGGGTACGGCACGGGCGCCATCATGGCGGTCCCCGCCGAGGACGCGCGCGACTTCGAGTTCGCGACGACGTTCGAGCTGCCCGTGATCCGCACCGTGCGCCCACCGGAGGACTTCGACGGCGGCGCGTGGACCGGGGACGGCGAGAAGATCAACTCCGCCAGCGCCGAGCTGGACCTCAACGGTCTGGACCCGGACGAGGCGAAGGACCGCGCTACCGGGTACGCGCAGGAGAAGGGCTTCGGCCGGGCCCGCACCACGTACCGGCTGCGGGACTGGCTGTTCTCCCGCCAGCGCTACTGGGGCGAGCCGTTCCCGATCGTCTACGACCCCGAGCGCCCCGAGGTGCCGATCGCGCTGCCGGAGTCCATGCTGCCGTTGGACCTGCCGGAGGTCGCGGACTTCTCCCCCAGGACCTTCGACCCCATGGACGCCGACTCGGTGCCGCAGACCCCGCTGTCGCGGGCGAGGGAGTGGGCCGAGGTCGAGCTGGACCTGGGCGAGGGGCCGAAGACCTACCTGCGAGAGACGAACACGATGCCGCAGTGGGCGGGCTCGTCCTGGTACCACCTGCGCTACATCGACCCCACCGAGGACGACGTCCTGGTGAGGCCCGAGAACGAGCAGTACTGGCTGGGCCCGCGCGAGGACGGGGGCGTCGGCGGCGTGGACCTCTACGTCGGCGGGCAGGAGCACGCCGTGCTGCATCTGCTGTACGCGCGCTTCTGGCACAAGGTGCTGTTCGATCGCGGCGTCGTCTCCAGCCAGGAGCCGTACCACCGCCTGTTCAACCAGGGGTACATCCAGGCCTACGCCTACACCGACTCCCGCGGCGTCTACGTCCCGGCGGAGGAGGTCATGGCCGAGGACGACGGCACCTACACCTATCAGGGCCGGCCCGTGGCCCAGGAGTACGGGAAGATGGGCAAGTCGCTGAAGAACGCCGTCGCCCCGGACGACATGTACGAGGAGTTCGGCGCGGACACCCTGCGCGTGTACGAGATGTCGATGGGCCCGTTGGACCTCTCGCGGCCCTGGGAGACCCGGGCCGTGGTCGGTTCCCAGCGGTTCCTGCAGCGGCTGTGGCGCCTGGTGGTCGACGAGGAGTCCGGTGAGCTGGTCGTCTCCGACGAGCCGGCGGATCTGGCCACGAAGCAGGCCACGCACCGCACGATCGAGGGCGTCGACCGGGACATGTCCCAGATGCACGTCAACACGGCGATCGCGAAGCTGATCGAGCTGGTCAACCATCTGACCAAGCTCGGATCCTCCCCGCGCGAGGCGGTCGAGCCGCTGGTGCTGATGGTCTCGCCGATGGCCCCGCACCTGGCCGAGGAGCTGTGGTCCCGGCTGGGCCACGAGGGCTCCGTCTCGCGGGCGGCCTACCCGGTCGCCGATCCCGAGCTGGTCAAGGCCGACGCCGTCACCTGCGTCATCCAGGTCAAGGGGAAGGTGCGCCACCGGATCGAGGTGGACCCGGAGATCTCCGAGAGCGATCTGGAGGCCCGCGTCATGGCCGAGGAGCGGGTCCAGGAGCTGCTCGAGGGCCAGAGCATCCGCAAGGTCATCGTGCGGGCCCCGAAGATCGTGAACATCGTGGTGTGA
- a CDS encoding extracellular solute-binding protein, whose amino-acid sequence MIDRRTLLRALGAGVSVTIAGGSIIGCTNRPVGEDRDPNTVQLWGLGAADAEKEAQVLEAFSEQNPEVKVEVSQVPSNGEGDASSVITAIRGRTGPDLYWLDRFNAPQFASLGLLEPIDGLIEEYEGVGPEEFMAGWIGFATDELHYDGQYYGLPTSTDTRGMYVNMDLATEAGIDPALLDPRNGPMTYDQLWEINDSFNVQDDNGTYERVTWIPWDDQAKLIMWAMAADVRFYDESTGHMLLDSPEMLAVASMYADWIERLDFPRMDAFKATYQPPNAPPAQTSFFSDRQLFQITNPGAVRSLADYKPDMNYAVTHLPVPAENDEPFSWSGGFALAMPKGSSLSRPAWELMTFYAGYEGQKILMPPLTGIPTNLETIADPEGWDPRIEFFVELLDVTRSRPPLPVGTKLWDAMETMQGSLTQASDTPENLVKEAQQYVDPTMQQFVPFSLPEGFGEPDPNLKLPQH is encoded by the coding sequence ATGATCGATCGTCGGACCCTGCTGCGCGCCCTCGGCGCCGGCGTGAGCGTGACCATCGCCGGCGGCTCGATCATCGGCTGCACGAACAGGCCCGTCGGCGAGGACCGTGATCCGAACACCGTGCAGCTGTGGGGCCTCGGCGCGGCGGATGCCGAGAAGGAAGCACAGGTCCTCGAAGCGTTCTCCGAACAGAACCCGGAGGTGAAGGTCGAGGTCTCCCAGGTCCCCTCGAACGGGGAGGGGGATGCCTCCAGCGTCATCACGGCGATCCGTGGCAGAACGGGCCCCGACCTCTATTGGCTGGACCGCTTCAATGCTCCCCAGTTCGCCTCCCTCGGGCTCCTCGAGCCGATCGACGGCCTGATCGAGGAGTACGAGGGCGTCGGCCCCGAGGAGTTCATGGCCGGGTGGATCGGCTTCGCCACCGACGAGCTCCACTACGACGGCCAGTACTACGGCCTGCCGACGTCCACCGACACGCGCGGCATGTACGTGAACATGGATCTGGCGACCGAAGCGGGCATCGATCCGGCGCTGCTGGATCCCCGCAACGGCCCGATGACCTACGACCAGCTGTGGGAGATCAACGACTCCTTCAACGTCCAGGACGACAACGGCACCTACGAACGGGTGACCTGGATCCCCTGGGACGACCAGGCGAAGCTGATCATGTGGGCGATGGCCGCCGACGTCCGCTTCTACGACGAGTCCACGGGTCACATGCTGCTGGACTCGCCGGAGATGCTGGCGGTCGCGTCGATGTACGCCGACTGGATCGAACGTCTGGACTTCCCCCGGATGGACGCGTTCAAGGCCACCTACCAGCCTCCGAACGCACCGCCGGCGCAGACGTCCTTCTTCTCGGACCGTCAGCTGTTCCAGATCACGAACCCGGGGGCCGTGCGCAGCCTCGCGGACTACAAGCCGGATATGAACTACGCGGTCACCCACCTTCCCGTGCCCGCCGAGAACGACGAACCGTTCAGCTGGTCAGGCGGCTTCGCCCTGGCGATGCCCAAGGGGTCGAGCTTGTCGAGGCCCGCCTGGGAGCTGATGACGTTCTACGCGGGCTACGAGGGCCAGAAGATCCTCATGCCGCCGCTGACCGGCATCCCGACGAACCTGGAGACCATCGCGGATCCCGAGGGGTGGGACCCGCGGATCGAGTTCTTCGTCGAGCTCCTGGACGTCACCAGGTCGAGGCCTCCCCTGCCGGTCGGGACGAAGCTGTGGGACGCCATGGAGACCATGCAGGGCAGCTTGACCCAGGCCTCGGACACCCCCGAGAACCTGGTGAAGGAGGCGCAGCAGTACGTGGACCCGACGATGCAGCAGTTCGTCCCCTTCTCGCTCCCGGAAGGTTTCGGCGAACCCGATCCGAACCTGAAGCTGCCTCAGCACTGA
- a CDS encoding extracellular solute-binding protein has protein sequence MIDRRTLLRALGAGASVTIAGGSVIGCTNRPVGEDRDPNTVRLWGIWASDQEKEMQVIEAFSEQNPDVKIEVSQVPSNGQGDASSVITAVRGRTGPDIYFMDRFNGAQFASLGLLEPIDGLIEEHEDVSVEEFMAGWVKFATDELFYDGQYYGLPMDTDTRGMYVNLGLADEAGIDRSLLDPANGPMSYEQLWEINDAFNVQNESGTYERVTWIPWDDQASLLMWAMANGVKFFSNETCHTLLDSPEMLAVAEMYAGWIERLDFARLDAFKATYQPPNAPPTQTSFFSDRQLFQITGPWGVQSQADYKPDMEYTVTHLPVPEEGDEPFTWAGGFALTMPKGASMSKAAWDFFKFYAGYEGQSILMPQISRIPTNIETVEDPKGWDRDIKFFVELLGVAKSRPPLPVGTKLWDAMMTMQGSLNQASDTPENLVKEAQQYVDPTMQQFCPVTLPEGFGEPDPHFPVEDVPGA, from the coding sequence GTGATCGATCGTCGAACTCTGCTGCGCGCCCTCGGCGCCGGCGCCAGCGTGACCATCGCAGGTGGCTCGGTCATCGGCTGCACCAACCGCCCCGTCGGCGAGGACCGCGACCCGAACACGGTGCGCCTCTGGGGCATCTGGGCCTCGGACCAGGAGAAGGAGATGCAGGTCATCGAGGCCTTCTCCGAACAGAACCCCGATGTGAAGATCGAGGTCTCCCAGGTGCCCTCCAACGGTCAGGGCGACGCCTCCAGCGTCATCACGGCCGTGCGCGGCCGCACCGGCCCCGACATCTACTTCATGGACCGCTTCAACGGGGCCCAGTTCGCCTCCCTCGGGCTGCTCGAGCCCATCGACGGCCTCATCGAGGAGCACGAGGACGTCAGCGTCGAGGAGTTCATGGCCGGATGGGTCAAGTTCGCCACCGACGAACTGTTCTACGACGGCCAGTACTACGGACTGCCGATGGACACCGATACCCGCGGGATGTACGTGAACCTGGGTCTGGCCGACGAGGCCGGCATCGACCGGTCCCTGCTGGATCCGGCCAACGGGCCGATGTCCTACGAGCAGCTCTGGGAGATCAACGACGCGTTCAACGTGCAGAACGAGAGCGGCACCTACGAGCGGGTGACCTGGATCCCCTGGGACGACCAGGCCTCGTTGCTGATGTGGGCGATGGCCAACGGCGTCAAGTTCTTCTCCAACGAGACCTGTCATACGCTGCTGGACTCTCCGGAGATGCTGGCCGTGGCGGAGATGTACGCCGGCTGGATCGAGCGCTTGGACTTCGCCCGCCTGGACGCCTTCAAGGCGACGTACCAACCGCCGAACGCCCCGCCGACGCAGACGTCCTTCTTCTCCGATCGCCAGCTGTTCCAGATCACCGGCCCCTGGGGCGTCCAGTCCCAGGCGGACTACAAGCCCGACATGGAGTACACCGTCACCCATCTGCCGGTGCCGGAGGAGGGCGATGAGCCCTTCACCTGGGCCGGCGGCTTCGCGCTGACGATGCCGAAGGGCGCGAGCATGTCGAAGGCGGCCTGGGACTTCTTCAAGTTCTACGCGGGCTACGAGGGCCAGAGCATCCTGATGCCGCAGATCAGTCGCATCCCCACCAACATCGAGACCGTCGAGGACCCGAAGGGGTGGGACCGGGACATCAAGTTCTTCGTGGAGCTTCTGGGCGTGGCCAAGTCCCGTCCACCGCTGCCGGTCGGCACGAAGCTGTGGGACGCCATGATGACCATGCAGGGCAGCCTCAACCAGGCCTCGGACACCCCGGAGAACCTGGTCAAGGAGGCCCAGCAGTACGTGGATCCGACGATGCAGCAGTTCTGCCCGGTCACGCTCCCCGAGGGTTTCGGGGAGCCGGATCCGCACTTCCCCGTCGAGGACGTGCCGGGCGCCTGA
- a CDS encoding ROK family protein, whose product MHGSSMTDIGAFNEKLVLQTIRSAPDGIGQSEVVRRSRLSRQAVSLITRRLLADGLVEQAGRRISGPGKPHTLLRVVADARLAIGVHLDPAHIAVVICDLAARPVARTTLAPPTHDPRADLERIAAAIAELSRSLGASGPVPGEGEAETATHRRLLGIGIAAPAGLDADAGILRDPPWIPGWRDVPVVDALSAVTGLPATLDKDTNAALTGEIWSRHLDAVETILYLYVGHGVGSAVSGGGRVHRGGSTQAGEIGHLPIGRADQVCPCGRHGCQSLYTDAHVMIANAREAGISMPAGAGTTAALEALSAAAADGSPSARSIIGSHASALGEAIRILAGVHDPQRIIIGGPTWPALREVGEAEVLRALEGWRAGTSGVVESSHLGDDVGAIGAASLFLDQELAPGTSGTSPF is encoded by the coding sequence GTGCACGGCTCATCGATGACGGACATCGGCGCGTTCAACGAGAAGCTCGTCCTGCAGACGATCCGCAGCGCCCCGGACGGGATCGGCCAGTCGGAGGTGGTCCGGCGCAGTCGTCTCTCCCGCCAGGCGGTCTCGCTGATCACCCGGCGCCTGCTGGCCGACGGGCTGGTGGAGCAGGCGGGCCGGCGCATCTCCGGCCCCGGCAAGCCGCACACGCTGCTGCGGGTGGTCGCCGACGCCCGGCTCGCCATCGGCGTGCACCTGGACCCCGCGCACATCGCCGTGGTGATCTGCGATCTCGCGGCGCGCCCGGTGGCCCGCACGACGCTCGCGCCGCCGACGCATGATCCGCGCGCGGATCTCGAACGGATCGCCGCGGCGATCGCGGAGCTGAGCCGCTCGTTGGGGGCGAGCGGACCTGTGCCGGGGGAGGGGGAGGCCGAGACGGCGACCCATCGTCGCCTGCTGGGGATCGGGATCGCGGCCCCGGCCGGGCTCGACGCCGATGCCGGGATCCTGCGCGACCCGCCGTGGATCCCGGGCTGGCGGGACGTGCCGGTGGTCGATGCGCTCAGCGCGGTCACCGGTCTGCCCGCGACGCTCGACAAGGACACCAACGCCGCCCTGACGGGGGAGATCTGGTCGCGCCATCTCGACGCCGTGGAGACGATCCTGTACCTGTACGTCGGGCACGGCGTGGGGTCGGCCGTCAGCGGCGGGGGCCGGGTCCACCGCGGCGGCAGCACCCAGGCCGGGGAGATCGGCCACCTGCCCATCGGCCGAGCGGATCAGGTCTGCCCGTGCGGCCGCCACGGCTGCCAGAGCCTGTACACCGATGCGCACGTGATGATCGCCAACGCGCGCGAGGCCGGGATCTCGATGCCCGCCGGGGCAGGGACGACCGCGGCGCTGGAGGCGCTGTCGGCCGCTGCCGCGGACGGTTCGCCGTCGGCGCGGTCGATCATCGGTTCCCATGCGAGCGCGCTCGGGGAGGCGATCCGCATCCTGGCCGGGGTGCACGACCCCCAGCGGATCATCATCGGTGGGCCGACCTGGCCCGCACTGCGGGAGGTCGGAGAGGCGGAGGTGCTCCGTGCGCTCGAGGGCTGGAGGGCCGGCACCTCG
- a CDS encoding carbohydrate ABC transporter permease, whose translation MAINTANPGAQDLGQAPKLKSRSNYGRNADGSRPTRVSAWISRLVMLAVLLLFSLPVYWMIISALKTPEELAQFPPTLFPTELRWENFYDAVTVMPFWTFFRNSAIITISVVVFSVISNFIVAYGFACIEWPGRNKVFFIVLATLFLPFPVTLIPMFDMWAALGFVNTFVPLIVPALFAGGFFTFLLRQFMLQTPRDMLDAARVDGASEWSIAWRIVFPTARPAITVIAIFAAVGTWNDFMGPLIYLQDEDKQTLSIGMEVFRSVNSQDVQFNLLMAASFLVLLPLVILFFIFQRYFVSGITLGGFK comes from the coding sequence ATGGCCATCAATACCGCCAATCCCGGTGCCCAGGACCTCGGTCAGGCACCCAAGCTCAAGTCCCGGTCCAACTACGGGCGCAATGCCGACGGCTCCCGCCCCACCAGGGTCAGCGCGTGGATATCGCGCCTGGTCATGCTCGCGGTCCTGCTGCTGTTCTCCCTGCCCGTGTACTGGATGATCATCTCGGCGCTGAAGACGCCGGAGGAGCTCGCCCAGTTCCCGCCGACGCTGTTCCCGACGGAGCTGCGCTGGGAGAACTTCTACGACGCGGTCACGGTGATGCCGTTCTGGACCTTCTTCCGCAACAGCGCGATCATCACCATCAGCGTCGTCGTCTTCAGCGTGATCTCGAACTTCATCGTCGCCTACGGATTCGCCTGCATCGAATGGCCCGGCCGCAACAAGGTGTTCTTCATCGTGCTGGCCACGCTGTTCCTGCCGTTCCCGGTGACCCTGATCCCGATGTTCGACATGTGGGCGGCCCTCGGATTCGTCAACACCTTCGTGCCCCTGATCGTCCCGGCGCTGTTCGCGGGCGGCTTCTTCACCTTCCTGCTGCGCCAGTTCATGCTGCAGACCCCGCGCGACATGCTCGACGCCGCGCGGGTGGACGGGGCCAGCGAGTGGTCCATCGCCTGGCGGATCGTGTTCCCGACCGCACGGCCCGCCATCACCGTGATCGCGATCTTCGCGGCCGTGGGCACGTGGAACGACTTCATGGGCCCCCTGATCTACCTGCAGGACGAGGACAAGCAGACGCTGTCGATCGGTATGGAGGTCTTCCGCTCCGTGAACTCCCAGGACGTCCAGTTCAACCTGCTCATGGCTGCCTCGTTCCTGGTGCTGCTCCCCCTGGTGATCCTGTTCTTCATCTTCCAGCGCTACTTCGTCAGCGGCATCACCCTCGGAGGTTTCAAGTGA
- a CDS encoding carbohydrate ABC transporter permease has translation MSASDVVATDTPRTGPSGPGPAADPTARSGPRAGDGTAGTRPVKRKLTGREKRNLRMGLLFISPWIIGVTVFVIYPLIYSFAISLTQYSGMQSPTFIGFQNYIAAFLDPLVRTAVGNTVYYMLLAVPIGLVVALLLALAMNRNVREVALYRTLLYLPSLIPMFALSFIFIVFVNPQYGIVNQFLGLFGMPATNLLGDPQYAKIVMIVMAQLGAGNAALIYLAGLRNIPDTLYEAARIDGASRFRQFFAITVPLLTPTILFNLITGVSGAMMVFTEAFIMTDGGPDNSTLFYMLYLWRNAFSYGQLGFASALAVLLFLFGMLLAGLIYWLSRRFVNYDVSAG, from the coding sequence ATGAGCGCCAGCGACGTCGTCGCGACGGACACCCCGCGGACCGGACCATCCGGCCCCGGCCCCGCCGCCGACCCCACAGCGCGCAGCGGACCCCGAGCCGGCGACGGCACGGCGGGCACGAGGCCGGTGAAGAGAAAGCTCACCGGGCGCGAGAAACGCAATCTGCGGATGGGACTGCTGTTCATCTCCCCCTGGATCATCGGGGTCACGGTCTTCGTGATCTACCCGCTGATCTACTCCTTCGCGATCAGCCTGACCCAGTACTCCGGGATGCAGTCCCCGACGTTCATCGGGTTCCAGAACTACATCGCCGCATTCCTCGACCCGCTGGTGCGCACCGCAGTCGGCAACACCGTCTACTACATGCTCCTCGCGGTCCCGATCGGGCTCGTGGTCGCGCTGCTGCTGGCCTTGGCGATGAACCGCAACGTGCGCGAGGTCGCGCTGTACCGGACCTTGCTGTACCTGCCCTCGCTGATCCCGATGTTCGCGCTGTCGTTCATCTTCATCGTGTTCGTCAACCCCCAGTACGGCATCGTCAACCAGTTCCTGGGGCTGTTCGGGATGCCGGCCACGAACCTGCTGGGCGACCCGCAGTACGCGAAGATCGTCATGATCGTGATGGCCCAGCTCGGTGCGGGCAATGCGGCGCTGATCTACCTCGCGGGGCTGCGGAACATCCCCGACACCCTCTACGAGGCGGCGCGCATCGACGGAGCGAGCCGGTTCCGCCAGTTCTTCGCGATCACCGTCCCGCTGCTGACCCCCACGATCCTGTTCAACCTGATCACCGGTGTCTCCGGCGCGATGATGGTGTTCACCGAGGCGTTCATCATGACGGACGGCGGGCCGGACAACTCGACGCTGTTCTACATGCTGTACCTCTGGCGCAACGCGTTCTCGTACGGGCAGCTCGGCTTCGCCTCGGCGCTCGCGGTGCTGCTGTTCCTGTTCGGCATGCTGCTGGCCGGACTCATCTACTGGCTCTCCCGCCGGTTCGTGAACTACGACGTGTCGGCCGGCTGA